A region of Bombilactobacillus folatiphilus DNA encodes the following proteins:
- a CDS encoding PTS sugar transporter subunit IIC, with amino-acid sequence MGQIIKKVAWDTLNGVSVGVVVALIPAVLMNLVIKALMPLWPDVGNTITFLTNIATALLPVACAVCVGMTAKLTSIQTASITLAAMGAAGNITVKNQQLVLKGSGDVINVALTIMIAYLLVLVLGKKLKAYTILLVPLLVTLVAGGIGLFLLPYVGQITTEIGIGVEHLMTLQPIVMGAVIGIVFALLIVSPISSVGIATAIGIHGVAAGSANLGITAAAFALAIYGWRVNSIGTSLAHFLGSPKMQMPNLVAHPKILLPVIVNSGLMGGLGAILKIQGTTTSAGFGFSGLVGPSVVLEQLSVTPLNCLLVIFLYIILPVGLGLLSNWLCQKRLFEAQDLALHFD; translated from the coding sequence ATTGGTCAAATAATAAAAAAAGTTGCGTGGGATACCTTGAACGGCGTGTCCGTGGGCGTGGTAGTGGCTTTGATTCCCGCGGTATTAATGAATTTAGTAATTAAAGCGCTCATGCCGCTGTGGCCCGATGTAGGGAATACGATCACGTTTTTAACAAATATTGCGACGGCTTTGTTGCCTGTGGCGTGTGCTGTTTGTGTGGGAATGACAGCCAAATTGACTTCGATTCAAACAGCTTCAATCACTTTGGCAGCTATGGGTGCCGCTGGAAATATCACTGTGAAAAATCAACAGTTGGTGCTCAAAGGAAGTGGCGACGTGATTAATGTAGCGTTGACGATTATGATTGCATATCTGTTGGTTTTAGTTTTGGGTAAAAAACTCAAAGCTTATACAATTTTATTGGTGCCATTGCTTGTCACTTTAGTTGCTGGCGGCATAGGGTTGTTCTTGTTGCCATATGTCGGTCAAATCACGACGGAGATTGGGATTGGCGTGGAACATCTGATGACTTTGCAGCCGATTGTCATGGGGGCAGTCATTGGCATTGTGTTTGCGTTATTGATTGTCTCACCGATTTCGTCGGTCGGAATTGCGACTGCAATCGGAATCCATGGTGTGGCCGCAGGTAGCGCTAATTTGGGTATTACCGCAGCTGCCTTTGCGTTAGCAATTTACGGTTGGCGAGTTAATTCGATTGGCACCTCCTTAGCGCACTTTTTGGGTTCACCAAAAATGCAGATGCCCAATTTAGTGGCACATCCCAAAATTTTATTGCCGGTTATTGTGAATTCAGGATTGATGGGCGGCTTGGGAGCAATTTTAAAAATTCAAGGTACCACAACTAGTGCCGGCTTTGGTTTTTCAGGATTAGTTGGTCCCAGCGTGGTCTTAGAGCAGCTATCCGTGACTCCCTTAAATTGTTTGTTGGTAATTTTTTTGTATATTATTTTGCCCGTCGGTTTGGGTTTATTAAGCAATTGGCTGTGTCAAAAACGCTTATTTGAAGCCCAAGATTTAGCTTTACATTTTGATTAA
- a CDS encoding TetR/AcrR family transcriptional regulator, whose translation MSNQRVTKDQIIQTAQGIIFHEGLTALSFPRLSKMLAIRSQALYNYFDNLDDLVNQIGAIFMDNLYQQVIESLVGLSGKAAFKKYAEVAHDYFESQGKMVELIYDVHKVNRESQFYQNTAKVLALLNKLVDSVHLKQMHAQSYVQTLISSVLGFTAIEMMGFLPPEKKQRQLEFQELLNLQLSEIDE comes from the coding sequence ATGAGTAATCAAAGAGTGACCAAAGACCAAATTATTCAGACAGCTCAAGGAATAATTTTCCACGAAGGGTTAACGGCTTTGTCTTTTCCACGCTTATCTAAAATGCTGGCGATCAGATCACAGGCACTGTACAACTATTTTGATAACTTGGACGATTTGGTCAATCAAATTGGCGCCATTTTTATGGATAATCTCTATCAACAAGTCATTGAGAGCTTAGTTGGTTTGTCTGGCAAAGCTGCTTTTAAGAAGTATGCGGAAGTCGCACATGATTATTTTGAGAGCCAAGGTAAGATGGTGGAGTTGATTTATGATGTGCATAAAGTCAATCGTGAGAGCCAGTTTTATCAAAATACGGCCAAAGTGTTGGCGTTGTTGAATAAGTTAGTTGACAGTGTGCATCTGAAGCAAATGCACGCACAAAGTTATGTACAAACATTAATTAGTTCAGTTTTGGGATTTACGGCAATTGAAATGATGGGTTTTTTGCCACCAGAAAAAAAGCAACGGCAACTCGAATTTCAAGAGCTATTGAATTTGCAACTGAGCGAAATTGATGAATAA
- a CDS encoding AAA family ATPase, with product MRPMKLILQNFGPYVNETVDFERLQQNGLFLITGKTGSGKTTIFEALTFALYGSTTSDDRPPESLRSDFASSQAATSVQLTFEHRGKIYQVIRLPKQILAKKRGVGDKEYESRGRLKIFKDAQQVDELTKLKDINLKLLDVLQLSRQQFIQIVLLPQGAFRRFLMASSVDKEQVLRKIFRTQLYQKWTQILNDQLKDQQRQSKQLHQTLTTDLTKIHWVTTPVSKALSAVQQIADLEQQQQQQHAKLTHRQAQQRDRQAQLQQRQQALSEHQKINNQIEQLAQLHQTQQSLQQQQDNFEQVKHQIQQLTWVKDRQAAVQQIQTLQQQQQAVTTQQTTFVHRQAQLQQQLASAKATQQDLIQKTPQDRHRQAQLATLNAQRKSYVQYQQLQDQLTEAHQQVEQAYQNLQQTKAQVEQVQTTYQQALNAVQTLPDLLQQQQWTQNLVQQLHEWQHHQQIEQELEHQQQHLQDQFVYQQQVVAQCQNHQRALKDQWLQNQIATLAAQLSPDQPCPVCGSLDHPVPNTNAPKAVTASAVKLADKQLTTSQEALVRLQTQIQAQQSQLEVQQQAIVQIQVTCQELCQQLAISIDADDLAEPVAPILAQQQDHLQQLTVRVQKVQHQQQTVAQTKRRLQNLNETLTQWQTKHQSAQRVYQQLSGQQTMLAQQLPGKYSDLAAVDQAITQLAQQVQDFSEQLTKNQQQLQRDHQQQAALNAQAELVQQQLAQISQTLQANTQQLTAQVQAYFGENSQQRFDQLTAQLPQLTHLQQAVSDYEQRCQTVATQIQVYQQLIGSQRQFDVTAEHQQLVELQLQWDADAAATEQFYHQVLNNDALLQQLRQTQQELTDRQDQEDQLQILAETMAGKSAAKLSLERFVLRAQLVDILEVANQHLQQFSSGRYYMLLHQAQGTYQKDTGLEIDVYDDNVGEVRSVHTLSGGESFLAALSLALALGEVIQEQAGGVQIEALFIDEGFGSLDQESLLIALRALEQIQTGHQVIGIISHVALLKEQIPNQLVVHANDQGQSTVQLKISD from the coding sequence ATGCGACCAATGAAACTGATTTTGCAAAATTTTGGTCCATATGTGAATGAAACGGTGGATTTTGAGCGTTTGCAGCAAAACGGCTTATTTTTAATTACGGGCAAAACGGGCAGTGGCAAAACCACGATTTTTGAAGCGTTGACTTTTGCCTTATACGGGTCCACGACCAGTGATGATCGACCGCCGGAAAGTTTGCGTTCAGATTTTGCGTCATCGCAAGCAGCAACTTCGGTCCAATTAACCTTTGAGCATCGTGGGAAAATTTATCAGGTGATACGTTTGCCGAAGCAAATATTAGCCAAAAAGCGGGGAGTTGGTGATAAGGAATATGAAAGTCGCGGGCGCTTAAAGATTTTTAAAGATGCACAGCAAGTTGATGAATTGACCAAACTCAAGGATATTAATTTAAAATTATTAGATGTGTTGCAGTTGTCCAGGCAACAATTTATTCAAATCGTTTTATTGCCGCAAGGTGCCTTTCGCCGCTTTTTGATGGCGTCAAGCGTGGATAAAGAACAAGTGCTTCGCAAAATTTTTCGAACGCAATTATATCAAAAGTGGACGCAAATATTGAATGATCAACTCAAAGATCAACAGCGACAGAGCAAACAGCTTCATCAAACTTTAACAACTGATTTGACCAAAATTCATTGGGTCACGACCCCTGTATCCAAGGCCTTGTCTGCCGTTCAACAAATTGCCGACTTAGAACAGCAGCAACAGCAACAGCATGCTAAATTAACGCATCGCCAAGCGCAACAACGTGACCGCCAAGCACAGCTCCAGCAACGGCAACAAGCACTGTCAGAACATCAAAAAATTAATAACCAAATTGAGCAATTAGCACAACTTCACCAAACACAACAGTCTCTTCAGCAACAACAGGACAATTTTGAACAAGTAAAGCACCAAATTCAGCAGTTAACTTGGGTGAAAGATCGACAAGCTGCCGTTCAACAAATCCAGACTTTACAGCAGCAGCAACAAGCCGTGACGACCCAACAGACTACTTTTGTGCACCGCCAAGCGCAACTCCAGCAACAATTGGCGTCAGCAAAGGCGACCCAGCAAGATTTAATTCAAAAAACACCGCAAGATCGTCACCGCCAAGCGCAACTTGCGACTTTGAACGCGCAGCGTAAATCTTATGTTCAATATCAGCAATTACAGGATCAATTAACTGAGGCACACCAACAAGTCGAACAGGCGTACCAAAATTTACAACAAACCAAAGCACAGGTCGAGCAAGTCCAAACGACATATCAACAAGCTTTGAATGCAGTGCAAACGTTACCTGATTTGTTGCAGCAACAACAATGGACCCAAAATTTAGTCCAACAGTTGCACGAATGGCAACATCACCAGCAAATTGAACAAGAATTAGAGCACCAGCAGCAACATTTGCAAGACCAATTCGTGTATCAACAACAAGTTGTAGCTCAATGTCAAAACCACCAGCGCGCGTTAAAAGATCAATGGCTGCAAAATCAAATTGCGACTTTGGCGGCCCAATTGAGTCCCGACCAGCCTTGTCCCGTGTGTGGCAGTTTAGACCATCCAGTTCCTAATACGAATGCGCCCAAAGCTGTCACGGCTTCCGCTGTCAAATTGGCGGATAAACAATTAACGACCAGCCAAGAAGCGTTGGTTCGTTTGCAAACGCAAATACAAGCCCAACAATCACAGCTGGAAGTGCAGCAACAAGCAATTGTTCAAATTCAAGTCACTTGTCAAGAATTATGTCAGCAATTAGCAATATCAATTGATGCTGATGATTTAGCCGAGCCAGTGGCGCCCATTTTGGCGCAACAGCAAGATCATTTACAACAATTGACAGTACGAGTGCAAAAAGTGCAACATCAACAGCAAACCGTGGCACAGACAAAAAGACGTCTGCAAAATTTGAATGAAACGCTGACACAATGGCAAACTAAACATCAAAGTGCACAACGCGTTTATCAACAATTGTCAGGACAACAGACGATGTTAGCCCAACAATTACCCGGGAAATATTCAGACTTAGCCGCAGTGGATCAAGCCATTACACAATTAGCGCAACAAGTTCAAGATTTTTCTGAGCAACTAACCAAAAATCAACAGCAATTACAACGAGATCACCAACAACAAGCTGCTTTGAATGCACAAGCGGAATTAGTTCAGCAACAATTAGCCCAAATTAGTCAAACTTTGCAAGCGAACACGCAGCAATTGACAGCACAAGTGCAAGCTTATTTTGGAGAAAATTCGCAACAGCGTTTTGACCAATTGACAGCACAATTGCCGCAATTAACCCATCTTCAGCAAGCCGTCAGTGATTATGAGCAGCGATGTCAGACGGTAGCGACGCAAATTCAAGTTTATCAACAATTGATTGGATCTCAGCGCCAATTTGATGTAACCGCGGAGCACCAACAATTAGTAGAATTGCAGTTGCAGTGGGATGCAGATGCGGCTGCCACAGAACAATTTTATCATCAGGTGCTCAATAATGATGCACTATTGCAGCAGTTGCGACAAACTCAACAGGAATTAACCGATCGGCAGGATCAAGAAGATCAATTACAGATTTTGGCAGAAACGATGGCTGGCAAAAGTGCTGCCAAGTTGAGTTTGGAACGGTTTGTCTTGCGGGCACAATTAGTTGATATTTTAGAAGTGGCAAACCAACATCTCCAACAGTTCAGCTCAGGGCGGTATTACATGCTGTTGCATCAAGCTCAAGGTACTTATCAAAAAGACACAGGCTTAGAAATTGATGTTTATGATGATAATGTGGGTGAGGTACGCAGTGTGCACACTTTGTCTGGCGGCGAAAGCTTTTTGGCAGCGTTGAGCTTGGCTTTGGCGTTGGGCGAAGTGATTCAGGAACAGGCTGGCGGTGTGCAAATTGAGGCTTTGTTCATTGATGAAGGTTTTGGTTCATTAGATCAGGAGTCACTTTTGATAGCCTTGCGCGCTCTGGAACAAATCCAAACGGGTCACCAGGTAATTGGCATTATTAGTCATGTGGCTTTGTTGAAGGAGCAAATTCCGAATCAATTAGTGGTGCACGCAAATGATCAAGGTCAAAGTACGGTGCAGTTAAAAATTAGTGATTGA
- a CDS encoding YhgE/Pip domain-containing protein, producing the protein MIKKEFQFIKHNRLILISLIAIAFIPFLYSIFFLRSVWDPYGHTGDLPVAVVNQDQAVKYEGKKLAVGKQLTKKLKSNHDLGWRFVSPQVAQKGLKDRKYYTVITIPRNFSKNAATALNKKPKQMQLKYETNGSLNYIGQVVSKMGVDQLNTQIRSSVTQAYAQAMFEALHVVSHGMKQAGDGAAQLNTGTVALNDGLNRYTAAISQVDNGVQSLNLSVAPLTSGLAQLQQQVQPLGSGVGQLTTGADQLSNGLTQLQNAVSASASGSQQAQLQQVVAALPQINTGLQQLNQSLQASQNLLGGLTNLQMSLSNVGAQTQTIGANLTQAQQTLANLQATGGTTGANSSDVVGQVNQALANQGLTQLTPEQQSVLAQVMQQTAAQNSTNEDVTTALQSVAGNLQTAGTATQAISGNLQQIQQVQPQLQQIQGQIGQLQSSVSQLAQASNVALPGASQAITQLNSGVQGIQGALNGTGTQTGLTSGANQLATGLSQLNQSVPTLMNGINQLSAGGQQLGSGVGQLASATEQLNATGPSLTAGSQQLLGGTQQLSQSLQDGAKQLGSIKPTKRNTKMIAEPSKVKHKEYSHVADYGHALAPYVLSLALYVGSIVFNFAYPIRKVAEKGKPAWQWFLSKVTVGGIVAVAMAIVEAGLMLIGGIQPDNLAQYFTTAIIFSLSSMYLIMLLSMLFDNPGRFVAMVLLMLQLGGSGGTFPMQLTSHFYNVIHPYLPMTYSIDAFREAITSGLGNEVFGQAMLILLALIIVCLILLYFSMDFLQKKHLDGKSQLDDNQELQAVEE; encoded by the coding sequence ATGATTAAGAAAGAATTCCAGTTTATTAAGCATAATCGCTTAATCTTGATTTCGTTGATAGCCATTGCGTTCATCCCCTTTTTGTATTCCATTTTTTTCCTAAGATCAGTTTGGGATCCTTACGGACATACGGGTGATTTGCCCGTGGCGGTGGTGAATCAGGACCAAGCCGTGAAGTATGAAGGCAAGAAGTTGGCAGTTGGCAAGCAATTAACTAAAAAATTAAAGTCCAATCATGATTTAGGTTGGCGTTTTGTTTCACCCCAAGTTGCGCAAAAAGGTCTGAAAGATCGCAAATATTATACGGTCATCACGATTCCGCGGAATTTTTCCAAAAATGCGGCGACAGCTTTAAATAAGAAGCCTAAGCAAATGCAACTCAAGTATGAAACTAATGGTTCGCTCAATTATATTGGTCAAGTAGTCAGTAAAATGGGTGTCGATCAGTTGAATACGCAGATTCGTTCTTCAGTGACGCAGGCTTACGCGCAAGCGATGTTTGAAGCTTTGCACGTGGTCAGTCATGGGATGAAACAAGCTGGGGACGGAGCAGCGCAATTGAATACAGGAACGGTCGCGTTGAATGATGGTTTGAATCGGTATACGGCGGCGATTTCGCAAGTGGATAATGGGGTTCAAAGTTTGAATCTTAGTGTGGCACCCTTAACTAGCGGCTTGGCTCAATTACAGCAACAGGTGCAACCACTAGGCAGTGGCGTGGGTCAGTTGACCACTGGTGCTGATCAATTAAGTAACGGCTTGACGCAATTGCAAAATGCGGTGAGTGCGAGTGCTTCAGGCAGTCAACAAGCTCAATTACAACAAGTCGTGGCTGCTTTGCCACAAATTAATACTGGTTTACAGCAATTGAATCAAAGTTTACAAGCTAGTCAAAATTTACTGGGCGGTTTGACGAATTTGCAGATGAGCTTAAGTAATGTCGGTGCACAAACCCAAACAATCGGGGCTAATTTAACACAAGCTCAACAAACATTGGCTAATTTGCAGGCAACTGGTGGTACTACCGGCGCCAACAGTTCGGATGTTGTTGGGCAAGTTAATCAAGCTTTAGCTAATCAAGGACTTACGCAATTAACACCAGAACAGCAAAGTGTGCTCGCTCAAGTGATGCAACAAACTGCCGCGCAAAATAGTACGAACGAAGACGTCACCACGGCTTTGCAAAGTGTGGCTGGTAATTTGCAGACAGCAGGGACAGCAACGCAAGCAATTAGCGGTAACTTGCAACAAATACAGCAGGTCCAGCCACAGCTTCAACAAATTCAGGGGCAAATTGGACAATTACAGAGTAGTGTCAGTCAGTTAGCACAAGCGTCAAATGTCGCTTTACCGGGTGCTAGTCAGGCAATTACGCAATTGAATTCGGGTGTCCAAGGTATTCAAGGTGCGTTAAACGGCACGGGCACTCAAACTGGTTTGACGAGTGGTGCCAACCAATTAGCGACAGGCTTGTCGCAATTGAATCAATCAGTGCCAACGTTAATGAATGGAATTAATCAATTAAGTGCTGGTGGCCAGCAATTAGGTAGTGGGGTCGGTCAATTAGCCAGCGCGACAGAACAACTCAATGCAACAGGACCAAGTTTAACTGCTGGTAGTCAGCAATTACTTGGCGGCACGCAACAATTAAGTCAATCGTTGCAGGATGGTGCTAAACAACTGGGGAGTATCAAACCAACGAAGCGCAATACCAAAATGATTGCGGAACCGTCCAAAGTTAAGCACAAAGAATACAGTCATGTGGCCGATTATGGTCATGCCTTGGCGCCATATGTCTTGTCATTAGCTTTATATGTTGGTTCAATTGTCTTTAACTTTGCTTATCCCATTCGCAAAGTTGCCGAAAAGGGCAAACCAGCTTGGCAATGGTTCTTAAGTAAGGTCACCGTCGGTGGCATTGTTGCCGTAGCGATGGCGATTGTGGAAGCGGGACTGATGTTAATCGGTGGTATCCAGCCAGATAATTTGGCTCAATATTTCACCACGGCGATTATCTTCTCGTTATCTTCAATGTACTTGATTATGCTCTTATCAATGTTGTTTGATAATCCGGGACGTTTTGTGGCGATGGTGTTATTGATGTTGCAATTAGGCGGTTCCGGCGGAACCTTCCCAATGCAATTAACCAGTCATTTTTATAATGTGATTCATCCATATTTACCGATGACTTATTCGATTGATGCCTTCCGCGAAGCAATTACTTCCGGACTAGGCAATGAAGTCTTTGGACAGGCAATGTTGATCTTATTAGCATTGATTATTGTTTGCTTAATCTTATTGTATTTCAGCATGGATTTCTTGCAGAAAAAGCATTTAGATGGTAAATCGCAATTGGACGATAATCAAGAATTGCAAGCGGTCGAAGAATAA
- a CDS encoding winged helix-turn-helix transcriptional regulator encodes MRKIYDCDPGCPVQNTMMFLAGKWKCVILYHLFQEEVLRFSELQRKLPYVNKRMLAKQLLELEKDEIIAKKVYPVYPLKTEYSVTDFGATFYPIIHEMMNWGEKYLDAVR; translated from the coding sequence ATGCGGAAAATTTATGATTGTGATCCCGGTTGTCCCGTTCAAAATACGATGATGTTTCTGGCAGGCAAATGGAAGTGTGTGATTTTGTATCATTTATTTCAGGAAGAAGTTTTACGTTTTTCTGAATTGCAACGAAAACTGCCGTATGTCAATAAAAGAATGTTGGCCAAACAATTACTGGAATTAGAGAAGGACGAAATCATCGCCAAAAAAGTGTATCCCGTTTATCCACTCAAAACAGAATATTCCGTGACGGATTTTGGGGCCACCTTTTATCCAATCATTCATGAGATGATGAATTGGGGCGAAAAGTATCTGGACGCTGTTAGATAA
- a CDS encoding DMT family transporter, which translates to MSYLYLVVAVIGEILGTSLLKASNGFTQLFATLGALLSYGICFYFLSLSLKTINLSVAYALWSGIGIVATTAISYFIWKENLNFMTIIGLVLILLGIVLVNLFSNH; encoded by the coding sequence TTGAGTTATCTTTATTTAGTTGTGGCCGTGATCGGCGAAATTTTGGGTACTTCCTTGTTGAAAGCTTCAAATGGTTTCACCCAATTATTCGCCACACTTGGCGCGTTACTTTCATATGGTATTTGCTTTTACTTCTTGTCACTATCCTTGAAGACGATCAACTTAAGTGTCGCCTACGCCTTGTGGTCCGGCATTGGCATTGTGGCCACCACCGCGATTAGTTACTTTATCTGGAAAGAAAATCTCAATTTCATGACCATCATTGGCTTAGTTTTGATTTTATTAGGTATCGTTCTCGTCAATCTTTTTAGTAATCATTAG
- a CDS encoding GTP pyrophosphokinase yields MILERNNFLSIDQIETQISSVLLQDQDLDLNQLIHLYMLRRSAINEIGTKLVNLDDEYSIAHHHNPIHLIEERLKSPSSLFEKLRRKQLPFSLASINKNMLDIAGIRVITNYLDDILRVKDVLSNQDDVKVLKTKDYLNHPKANGYRGFHLVVSVPVFLANKTHKDVPVEVQLRTSGMEMWASLEHKLHYKNETSAQKADSYTQKLGDYSQRINDIEVGMQQIAKDLDKSK; encoded by the coding sequence ATGATTTTAGAACGTAATAATTTTTTAAGTATTGATCAAATTGAAACACAAATCAGCTCCGTTTTGCTCCAAGATCAAGATCTTGACTTGAACCAACTGATTCATTTATATATGTTACGGCGCTCCGCGATTAACGAAATTGGTACCAAGCTCGTGAATTTAGATGACGAATATTCTATCGCCCATCACCATAATCCGATCCATTTGATCGAAGAACGCCTCAAAAGTCCGTCCAGTTTGTTTGAAAAATTACGGCGCAAGCAGCTGCCTTTTTCACTGGCCAGTATTAACAAGAATATGCTGGATATTGCCGGCATTCGCGTAATTACCAACTATTTAGATGATATTTTACGTGTGAAAGACGTTCTTAGTAATCAAGATGACGTCAAAGTGCTCAAGACCAAAGATTACTTAAATCACCCTAAGGCAAACGGTTATCGTGGTTTTCATCTGGTGGTTAGTGTGCCCGTATTCTTGGCGAATAAAACACATAAAGATGTCCCCGTCGAAGTCCAACTACGGACCAGCGGCATGGAAATGTGGGCCAGTTTGGAACACAAATTACACTATAAAAATGAGACGAGTGCGCAAAAAGCTGACTCTTATACGCAAAAATTGGGCGACTATTCCCAACGAATCAACGATATTGAAGTTGGGATGCAACAAATTGCTAAAGATTTAGATAAATCAAAATAA
- a CDS encoding exonuclease SbcCD subunit D has protein sequence MRFLHTSDWHLGRRLHGFDLQAEQADAFSQIEQIALAQQVDGVIVAGDLYDRSLPAEQSVRMLNQQFKQLNLVDHLPLYVIAGNHDSATRLATGASWYQQTHLYVATQLAQAFTPVELTDTQIFLLPYFEPFAARQYFHDEQLQTLQQAIVPVFQKMKQVFDPAKKHVLVAHFFVAGSSQTTSETPLTVGGLAAIPSDLLADFDYVALGHLHGKDALQLPNARYSGSPIKFSLSETTQQKGVWIVDTEPFWLQFYPLKLLHDVIHLTQSFQTLTDESYYQKQDLNNYFGITLTDRQIIPNLLSRLRTIYPKLLTVERQTKLQLPDSAKSDVRQLQQQDPMDLLTDFYEQVAQVPLTKQQQQWATQALQLAQKEVQ, from the coding sequence ATGCGATTTTTACACACGTCTGATTGGCATTTGGGTCGGCGGTTGCATGGTTTTGACTTGCAGGCCGAACAAGCTGACGCATTTTCCCAAATTGAACAAATTGCTTTGGCGCAACAAGTTGACGGTGTGATTGTGGCCGGCGATTTGTACGATCGTTCTTTGCCTGCTGAACAATCTGTGCGGATGTTGAATCAACAATTTAAGCAGTTAAATTTGGTAGATCACTTGCCGTTATACGTGATTGCCGGCAATCATGATAGTGCGACGCGCTTGGCGACAGGAGCGTCTTGGTATCAGCAAACCCACTTATATGTAGCGACACAATTGGCACAGGCATTTACGCCCGTGGAATTGACGGACACACAAATATTTTTGTTGCCATATTTTGAACCTTTTGCGGCTCGACAATATTTTCATGATGAGCAGCTCCAAACGCTACAACAGGCGATTGTACCAGTTTTCCAAAAAATGAAACAGGTCTTTGATCCGGCCAAAAAGCATGTATTAGTGGCCCATTTTTTTGTGGCAGGCAGTAGTCAGACGACGTCAGAAACGCCGTTGACGGTGGGTGGTTTGGCAGCGATCCCCAGCGATTTATTAGCTGATTTTGATTATGTTGCCTTAGGCCATTTACATGGTAAAGATGCGCTGCAGTTACCCAATGCTCGTTACAGTGGTTCGCCGATTAAGTTTTCGTTGTCAGAAACGACTCAGCAAAAAGGGGTGTGGATTGTAGATACGGAGCCCTTTTGGCTACAATTTTATCCGCTGAAGCTGTTGCACGACGTAATTCATTTGACACAAAGCTTTCAGACTTTAACCGATGAAAGCTATTATCAAAAGCAAGATTTGAATAATTATTTTGGGATTACGTTAACAGACCGGCAAATTATTCCGAATTTGTTATCACGTTTGCGGACGATTTATCCTAAATTACTCACCGTAGAACGCCAAACTAAATTGCAGTTGCCCGATAGTGCGAAGTCTGATGTACGGCAATTGCAGCAACAGGATCCGATGGATTTATTAACAGACTTTTATGAGCAAGTGGCACAAGTTCCGTTAACGAAGCAGCAACAACAATGGGCAACGCAAGCTTTGCAATTAGCACAAAAAGAGGTGCAGTAA